From a single Miscanthus floridulus cultivar M001 chromosome 8, ASM1932011v1, whole genome shotgun sequence genomic region:
- the LOC136476700 gene encoding putative WEB family protein At1g65010, chloroplastic isoform X1 has protein sequence MSLRSSFNGSRVPNQGFMEDSDVQEQLSRLQEELRKEREEKARALDEIQELRTTNKNSRNNKLKSNGGEEQSDLADRLQHLEGELEAARDSEKKMLLSLEAQTEQLEQTKVSLEEAKIEIVSLRDSTNSSNPGRQPLKNFRRRGMMSFSFADPGEVETWSLQRELKLAVESEEKCKKAMDDLAIALNEQTTEARETKAKLSLVQAELNNARVEVESLKASLESTEGKLQLALEEAERLKVESDELAAASKEKERGLVDCIKLFEEDLSRGKEENDKLIESQRVIRDENSRLREMLKHAVGEANVARESLEIARVENSRLNEHIFEKESILQSIKQEYESLKISEAAAQSSIKELKDMIDAMFSSESTKTSATASPRDAKGSKMKENSVAADDVYSDVERSIQPDDIKNPGKQKKKTILRRFGEIMKKRNS, from the exons ATGAG CCTCAGGTCATCCTTCAATGGCAGCAGAGTCCCCAACCAAGGTTTCATGGAGGACTCAGACGTGCAGGAACAGTTGAGCAGACTGCAGGAGGAGCTGCggaaggagagagaggagaaggcaCGTGCCCTAGATGAGATACAAGAGCTCAGGACGACGAACAAGAATAGTAGGAACAATAAATTGAAGAGCAATGGAGGCGAAGAGCAGTCGGACCTTGCAGACAGGTTACAGCACCTGGAAGGCGAACTGGAGGCAGCAAGAGATTCAGAGAAGAAGATGCTGCTGTCTTTGGAGGCCCAAACAGAGCAGCTTGAGCAGACCAAGGTATCTCTGGAGGAGGCCAAGATTGAGATAGTTTCGCTACGAGACAGCACCAACAGCTCTAATCCGGGTAGGCAGCCGTTGAAGAATTTCAGGAGAAGGGGTATGATGTCATTCTCTTTTGCCGACCCTGGAGAGGTTGAGACATGGTCGCTACAGCGTGAGCTCAAGTTAGCTGTGGAATCTGAGGAGAAGTGCAAGAAGGCCATGGATGACTTGGCCATAGCCTTGAATGAACAAACTACAGAGGCCAGAGAAACAAAAGCGAAGCTTTCATTGGTGCAAGCTGAGTTGAATAATGCAAGGGTCGAAGTGGAGAGCTTGAAGGCCTCGCTAGAAAGCACAGAGGGCAAGCTGCAGTTGGCACTGGAAGAGGCAGAGCGACTAAAAGTTGAGTCAGATGAATTGGCAGCGGCGTCAAAAGAAAAAGAGAGGGGCCTCGTTGATTGCATCAAGCTGTTTGAGGAGGACCTAAGTAGAGGAAAGGAAGAGAATGATAAGCTGATTGAATCACAGAGGGTGATCAGAGATGAGAATTCTCGGCTGAGGGAGATGCTTAAGCACGCGGTGGGCGAAGCTAACGTAGCAAGGGAATCACTGGAGATTGCCAGAGTGGAGAACTCTCGCCTTAAtgaacatatatttgagaaagaGAGTATCTTGCAGAGTATCAAGCAAGAATATGAATCCCTCAAGATCAGTGAGGCAGCAGCACAGAGTAGCATTAAAGAATTGAAGGATATGATTGATGCTATGTTCAGTTCCGAATCGACCAAAACATCAGCAACAGCATCACCTCGTGATGCCAAGGGAAGCAAGATGAAAGAAAATTCTGTGGCAGCAGATGATGTGTATTCTGATGTCGAAAGATCTATTCAACCAGACGACATCAAAAACCCTGGAAAGCAGAAAAAGAAGACAATTCTCAGAAGATTTGGTGAAATAATGAAGAAAAGAAACTCTTAA
- the LOC136476700 gene encoding putative WEB family protein At1g65010, chloroplastic isoform X3, with the protein MFSFKSSLRSSFNGSRVPNQGFMEDSDVQEQLSRLQEELRKEREEKARALDEIQELRTTNKNSRNNKLKSNGGEEQSDLADRLQHLEGELEAARDSEKKMLLSLEAQTEQLEQTKVSLEEAKIEIVSLRDSTNSSNPGRQPLKNFRRRGMMSFSFADPGEVETWSLQRELKLAVESEEKCKKAMDDLAIALNEQTTEARETKAKLSLVQAELNNARVEVESLKASLESTEGKLQLALEEAERLKVESDELAAASKEKERGLVDCIKLFEEDLSRGKEENDKLIESQRVIRDENSRLREMLKHAVGEANVARESLEIARVENSRLNEHIFEKESILQSIKQEYESLKISEAAAQSSIKELKDMIDAMFSSESTKTSATASPRDAKGSKMKENSVAADDVYSDVERSIQPDDIKNPGKQKKKTILRRFGEIMKKRNS; encoded by the exons ATGTTTTCTTTCAAGTCCAG CCTCAGGTCATCCTTCAATGGCAGCAGAGTCCCCAACCAAGGTTTCATGGAGGACTCAGACGTGCAGGAACAGTTGAGCAGACTGCAGGAGGAGCTGCggaaggagagagaggagaaggcaCGTGCCCTAGATGAGATACAAGAGCTCAGGACGACGAACAAGAATAGTAGGAACAATAAATTGAAGAGCAATGGAGGCGAAGAGCAGTCGGACCTTGCAGACAGGTTACAGCACCTGGAAGGCGAACTGGAGGCAGCAAGAGATTCAGAGAAGAAGATGCTGCTGTCTTTGGAGGCCCAAACAGAGCAGCTTGAGCAGACCAAGGTATCTCTGGAGGAGGCCAAGATTGAGATAGTTTCGCTACGAGACAGCACCAACAGCTCTAATCCGGGTAGGCAGCCGTTGAAGAATTTCAGGAGAAGGGGTATGATGTCATTCTCTTTTGCCGACCCTGGAGAGGTTGAGACATGGTCGCTACAGCGTGAGCTCAAGTTAGCTGTGGAATCTGAGGAGAAGTGCAAGAAGGCCATGGATGACTTGGCCATAGCCTTGAATGAACAAACTACAGAGGCCAGAGAAACAAAAGCGAAGCTTTCATTGGTGCAAGCTGAGTTGAATAATGCAAGGGTCGAAGTGGAGAGCTTGAAGGCCTCGCTAGAAAGCACAGAGGGCAAGCTGCAGTTGGCACTGGAAGAGGCAGAGCGACTAAAAGTTGAGTCAGATGAATTGGCAGCGGCGTCAAAAGAAAAAGAGAGGGGCCTCGTTGATTGCATCAAGCTGTTTGAGGAGGACCTAAGTAGAGGAAAGGAAGAGAATGATAAGCTGATTGAATCACAGAGGGTGATCAGAGATGAGAATTCTCGGCTGAGGGAGATGCTTAAGCACGCGGTGGGCGAAGCTAACGTAGCAAGGGAATCACTGGAGATTGCCAGAGTGGAGAACTCTCGCCTTAAtgaacatatatttgagaaagaGAGTATCTTGCAGAGTATCAAGCAAGAATATGAATCCCTCAAGATCAGTGAGGCAGCAGCACAGAGTAGCATTAAAGAATTGAAGGATATGATTGATGCTATGTTCAGTTCCGAATCGACCAAAACATCAGCAACAGCATCACCTCGTGATGCCAAGGGAAGCAAGATGAAAGAAAATTCTGTGGCAGCAGATGATGTGTATTCTGATGTCGAAAGATCTATTCAACCAGACGACATCAAAAACCCTGGAAAGCAGAAAAAGAAGACAATTCTCAGAAGATTTGGTGAAATAATGAAGAAAAGAAACTCTTAA
- the LOC136476700 gene encoding putative WEB family protein At1g65010, chloroplastic isoform X2 encodes MEDSDVQEQLSRLQEELRKEREEKARALDEIQELRTTNKNSRNNKLKSNGGEEQSDLADRLQHLEGELEAARDSEKKMLLSLEAQTEQLEQTKVSLEEAKIEIVSLRDSTNSSNPGRQPLKNFRRRGMMSFSFADPGEVETWSLQRELKLAVESEEKCKKAMDDLAIALNEQTTEARETKAKLSLVQAELNNARVEVESLKASLESTEGKLQLALEEAERLKVESDELAAASKEKERGLVDCIKLFEEDLSRGKEENDKLIESQRVIRDENSRLREMLKHAVGEANVARESLEIARVENSRLNEHIFEKESILQSIKQEYESLKISEAAAQSSIKELKDMIDAMFSSESTKTSATASPRDAKGSKMKENSVAADDVYSDVERSIQPDDIKNPGKQKKKTILRRFGEIMKKRNS; translated from the coding sequence ATGGAGGACTCAGACGTGCAGGAACAGTTGAGCAGACTGCAGGAGGAGCTGCggaaggagagagaggagaaggcaCGTGCCCTAGATGAGATACAAGAGCTCAGGACGACGAACAAGAATAGTAGGAACAATAAATTGAAGAGCAATGGAGGCGAAGAGCAGTCGGACCTTGCAGACAGGTTACAGCACCTGGAAGGCGAACTGGAGGCAGCAAGAGATTCAGAGAAGAAGATGCTGCTGTCTTTGGAGGCCCAAACAGAGCAGCTTGAGCAGACCAAGGTATCTCTGGAGGAGGCCAAGATTGAGATAGTTTCGCTACGAGACAGCACCAACAGCTCTAATCCGGGTAGGCAGCCGTTGAAGAATTTCAGGAGAAGGGGTATGATGTCATTCTCTTTTGCCGACCCTGGAGAGGTTGAGACATGGTCGCTACAGCGTGAGCTCAAGTTAGCTGTGGAATCTGAGGAGAAGTGCAAGAAGGCCATGGATGACTTGGCCATAGCCTTGAATGAACAAACTACAGAGGCCAGAGAAACAAAAGCGAAGCTTTCATTGGTGCAAGCTGAGTTGAATAATGCAAGGGTCGAAGTGGAGAGCTTGAAGGCCTCGCTAGAAAGCACAGAGGGCAAGCTGCAGTTGGCACTGGAAGAGGCAGAGCGACTAAAAGTTGAGTCAGATGAATTGGCAGCGGCGTCAAAAGAAAAAGAGAGGGGCCTCGTTGATTGCATCAAGCTGTTTGAGGAGGACCTAAGTAGAGGAAAGGAAGAGAATGATAAGCTGATTGAATCACAGAGGGTGATCAGAGATGAGAATTCTCGGCTGAGGGAGATGCTTAAGCACGCGGTGGGCGAAGCTAACGTAGCAAGGGAATCACTGGAGATTGCCAGAGTGGAGAACTCTCGCCTTAAtgaacatatatttgagaaagaGAGTATCTTGCAGAGTATCAAGCAAGAATATGAATCCCTCAAGATCAGTGAGGCAGCAGCACAGAGTAGCATTAAAGAATTGAAGGATATGATTGATGCTATGTTCAGTTCCGAATCGACCAAAACATCAGCAACAGCATCACCTCGTGATGCCAAGGGAAGCAAGATGAAAGAAAATTCTGTGGCAGCAGATGATGTGTATTCTGATGTCGAAAGATCTATTCAACCAGACGACATCAAAAACCCTGGAAAGCAGAAAAAGAAGACAATTCTCAGAAGATTTGGTGAAATAATGAAGAAAAGAAACTCTTAA
- the LOC136476698 gene encoding pentatricopeptide repeat-containing protein At4g02750-like → MLCCPELQMLPLRRPASLAARRLLRDNQRISAVARAGDVAAARRVFDSMPHRDVVSWNALITALWRAGRHHLPAARRLFDEAMPSRDVVSWNSIIAGCLAHGDLDAASAYFACAPKRNEATWNAMLAGLLRLGRADDADRLFGEMPKRNVVSYTTMVDGLARRGEVARAREVFDAMPDRNLVSWAAMISGYVDNGMFVEATELFKAMPEKNVVACTAMITAYCKQGDVESARRLFDGIRAKDVISWNAMIAGYVHNGHGEEAMRLHAVMFREDVKPDHATLIAVLTACSALALLRQGKSTHAIAIKAMLESGVSFSNALMTMYSKCGNVGESELVFINLRTKDIVSWNTIIAAYAQHGKYQKVIALFHEMEVTGLIPDDITFLSVLSACGHVGMVDASLKLFDLMSSKYAISPRAEHYACIVDILSRAGQLEKASSYIKDMPLEAEKNVWGSLLGACQIHGNVQLGELAAKMLVQSDSESSGPYVILSNIYAAAGMWGQVNQVRGQMKERGVKKQPGYSWTEIANEVHMFVGGDASHPEMRKIISELRKISFHMRMVTNEAYIMVDLAQECGYFS, encoded by the exons ATGCTGTGCTGTCCAGAACTCCAGATGCTCCCGCTCCGTCGCCCAGCCTCCCTCGCCGCCCGCCGCCTCCTCCGCGACAACCAGCGCATCAGCGCCGTCGCCCGCGCGGGCGATGTCGCCGCGGCGCGCCGGGTTTTCGACTCCATGCCGCACCGTGACGTCGTCTCCTGGAACGCGCTCATCACCGCGCTCTGGCGCGCCGGCCGCCACCACCTCCCAGCCGCTCGCCGCCTCTTCGACGAGGCCATGCCTTCCCGCGACGTCGTCTCCTGGAACTCAATCATCGCCGGCTGCCTCGCGCACGGGGATTTGGACGCCGCCTCCGCCTACTTCGCCTGCGCCCCGAAGCGCAACGAGGCCACGTGGAACGCCATGCTCGCGGGGCTCCTCCGGCTCGGCCGAGCGGATGACGCCGACAGGCTGTTCGGAGAAATGCCCAAGAGGAACGTGGTGTCGTACACAACCATGGTAGACGGGCTCGCGCGGCGCGGTGAGGTTGCGAGGGCGCGGGAGGTGTTTGACGCAATGCCAGACAGGAATTTGGTGTCGTGGGCGGCCATGATCAGTGGGTATGTTGATAACGGCATGTTTGTCGAGGCGACGGAATTGTTTAAAGCGATGCCCGAGAAGAATGTTGTGGCATGCACTGCGATGATAACTGCATACTGCAAACAGGGGGATGTGGAGAGCGCTAGGAGGCTGTTTGATGGGATTCGTGCCAAGGATGTCATCTCCTGGAATGCCATGATCGCTG GATATGTTCACAATGGACACGGGGAAGAAGCCATGAGATTGCATGCTGTAATGTTCAGAGAAGATGTAAAACCAGATCATGCGACTCTTATTGCAGTCCTGACAGCCTGTTCTGCTCTTGCTTTGCTCAGACAAGGAAAATCCACACATGCTATTGCCATCAAAGCAATGCTAGAATCTGGCGTCTCTTTTTCTAATGCCTTGATGACAATGTACAGTAAATGCGGTAATGTGGGTGAGTCAGAGTTAGTCTTCATCAATCTCAGAACCAAGGATATTGTTTCTTGGAACACAATAATTGCTGCATATGCACAACATGGTAAATATCAGAAAGTTATAGCCCTGTTCCATGAGATGGAAGTGACTGGACTTATTCCCGATGATATCACCTTCCTTAGTGTGTTATCGGCATGCGGGCATGTTGGCATGGTTGATGCCAGCTTGAAATTGTTTGATCTGATGTCATCTAAATACGCCATATCCCCAAGAGCTGAACACTATGCTTGTATTGTGGATATATTGAGCCGAGCAGGACAATTGGAGAAAGCTTCTAGTTATATAAAAGATATGCCATTAGAAGCTGAGAAAAATGTATGGGGTTCTTTGCTTGGAGCATGTCAGATTCATGGTAACGTGCAGCTCGGTGAACTTGCTGCTAAGATGCTTGTTCAGTCAGACTCTGAAAGTTCAGGTCCTTATGTGATTCTTTCGAATATATATGCTGCTGCTGGCATGTGGGGTCAAGTCAATCAAGTAAGAGGTCAGATGAAAGAAAGAGGTGTGAAGAAACAACCTGGATACAGTTGGACTGAGATTGCAAATGAAGTTCATATGTTTGTGGGTGGAGATGCATCTCATCCAGAGATGAGAAAGATCATATCTGAGCTGAGAAAAATCAGCTTTCATATGCGAATGGTCACCAATGAAGCTTATATAATGGTAGATCTGGCACAAGAATGTGGTTACTTTTCATAA